The genomic region CATTCCGCATGCTCGCCTCCAACATCGACTGGGACAACTACGTAGGTCGTGTGGCTCTCGGTAAGGTGGTATCAGGCCAGGTTCAAAAGGGTGACAACGTATGGTTGCACCGTAAGGACGGCACCAAGGTACGCAGTAAGATCACTAAAGTATTTGAATACGGTGCGAATGCCAACGCTGAGAGCACCGTGGCTACTGCTGGTAACATCGTCGGTGTAGCAGGTTTTGAAGACATCGATATCGGTGAGACATTGGCCGCCTCTGAGGATGCCGAGCCTCTTCCATTCGTCAGTATTGATCCGCCGACGATTTCTATGCAGTTCAGCATCAATACTGGTCCATTCGCTGGCCGTGACGGTAAGCATGTGACCTCTCGTGCGATCCGTGACCGTCTTCTTCGTGAAGTGAAGACCAACATCTCCATTGAGGTGAGCGATTCCGATCAAGCGGGTGTCTTCAACGTGGCAGCTCGTGGTGCAATGCAGATCGCCGTTCTCGTGGAGACCATGCGTCGTGAAGGCTACGAAGTGCTTGTTTCTCGTCCTAGCGTGATTGAGAAGCGCGTCGAAGGTAAGCGCATGGAGCCATTTGAAACTCTCTACGTGGAGTGTCCTGAAGACGCTCTCGGTGGTGTGATGAAGACGCTGGCCAACCGCAGAGCCCGCGTGGAAAACATGGGCAGCAATGCTCACGGCTCTACTCTGGAGGCAACGATCTCTACTCGTGGTCTGATCGGCTTCGAATTCGAACTTCTCAACCTGACTAGTGGTCACGGTATTATGTCCCACCTCTTCAAGGAGTACGCTCCTCATTGTGGTGAGATCAGCACCCGCTCTACCGGTACACTCATTTCCATGGCGACTGGTACAGCGATGACCTACTCACTCCTTCCTCTTGAAGATCGTGGTAAACTCTTCATCAGCCCTGGTGACGAAGTGTACGAAGGTCAGGTGATCGGTGAAAACCCACGTAAGGTGGACCTCGCTGTGAACCCGGTTAAGGAAAAGGCTCTGACCAACCACCGTTCCGCTGGTAAGGACAATACCACCACTCTCGCTCCACCAATCAGAATGGACCTTGAGCGTGCGATCGAATACATCAACGAAGACGAGCTGGTTGAGGCCACTCCTAGCTTCCTCCGTATCCGTAAGCGCATCCTCTGCCCGCACGAGCGCAAGCGCGCCGAGCGTAAGTCCAAGGCTGTTGAAGCCTAAGCCGACTAACAGACTTTTTTAAAAACAAAGGCCCGGAAATCTCCGGGCCTTTTCTTTGGTCTCCAGAGGCGAAAGCTTAATCGTATACTTTCTCAGGGAATCTCATTGCCGTCAGCGCGGCGACTAGGATGGTGGCAGCAGAAGTGTAGAGGCAGGCTTGAAGGCCGCCCAGGAGGTAGGCGGTGCCGGAGAGGAGAGTGCCCATGAGGCGGCCGCAGGCATTGGCCATGTAGTAGAAGCCCACGTTGAGGGAAACGGAGTCTGAATCCGTATATGCGAGAATGAGATAGGAGTGCACGGAGGAGTTTACGGCGAAGATGAAGCCGAACACAAAGAGGCCGCCGACGAGGATGTAGGTCGGGTAGAAATTGAAGGCGAGCGAGAGTGCCATCAGGACGCAGAGCCCGGCTAGAGGAAAGGACCAGCCGCGGGCGGCGTGAACGGCGCGTTCCAAAGCATCGGGCGCACCTTTCTTGATTTTGACTATCTTCGGGGCGATGGCTTGAATGAATCCGTAGCCAATGACCCAACTGGCCATCAGGGTGCCCACTTGTGTAAAGCTCCAGTCGAGTACATCATGCAGGAAAATGGGTAGGCCGACGACAAACCAGACATCGCGTGAGGCAAAGAGAAAGGCACGAGCAAAGGAGAGAAGATTGATGGCGCGCGATTTGGAGAAGACGCTGGTGAACTTGCTCTTGCTTTTAGACTGCCCGAAGTTGCCGCGGATGCTCAGCAGGGAAAGGATGAGGATAACGGCGATCAATCCGGCCATGGCGTAGAGGGCATTGTTGAAGCCGAGGGTGGAGAGGAGTAGACCGCCGACGAAGAAGCCGACGCCTTTGATCGCGTTTTTGGAGCCTGTTAGGGCGGCGACCCATTTGAAGAGAGCTGCTTGGTGAGACTGGTCTTCACTTTCCTTGACCAGTAGCTTGACCGATGACTTGGAGGACATCTTGGTGAGGTCCTTGGCGACCCCGGACATGGCTTGAACCAGCATGACGAAGCCCACGGAGAGTGCAGCGCTCCAGTCAGGTGAGACGAGGGTGAGGCCAAGCAGGGCGACAATTTGTAGGGCCAAGCCTGAGAATAAAGTGATCTTGAGGCCGTAGCGAGAGCCGATCCAGCCTCCCGTGAGGTTGGTGACGATACCTGCTACTTCGTAGAGCAGGAAGAGAAAGGCGAGCTGGACTGGATTGTAGCCCAGCTCGTGAAAGTGCAGCAGCACGAGCATGCGCAGCGCTCCATCGGTAAGCATGAAGAACCAGTATGCTAGGGTAACTAGGATGTAGGAGAGCTTGCTCATGCTGCTGGTTTGAATGTTAGCTGATGGATTTGGCGACCTTCTGGGTAAGCTCCATCATGCGGTTGGCGTAACCAACTTCGTTATCGTACCAGACGAAGAGCTTCAGCATGGTTCCGTCGACGACCATGGTGGATGGAGCATCGATAATCCCGGAGCGTGTGTCGTTAGTGTAGTCTGCGGATACGAGTGGTTTCTCCTCGTAGCCGAGGATGCCTTTGAGTTCACCCTCTGCAGCTTCATTGAGCAGTGCATTGACCTCTTCTTCGGTTACCTCGCGGGAGAGTTCAAAGACGCAGTCTGTTAGGGAAGCGTTCAGCATCGGTACGCGGACGGCGTGACCGTTGAGTTTTCCTTTGAGCTCTGGGTAGATGAGAGTGATTGCGGTGGCGGAGCCGGTTGTGGTTGGGATCAGGGAGTTGACCGCAGAACGGGCGCGGCGGAGATCCTTGTGCGGAGCATCGACAATGACTTGGGTGTTTGTCAGGTCGTGCAGGGTGGTGATGGTGCCGCGGACGATACCGATCTTTTCGTGCACGACCTTGATGGCTGGGGCGATGCAGTTGGTGGTGCAGGAGGCGGCAGTGACGATGTCGTATTTCTCTGGATCGTAGAGGTGGTCGTTGCAGCCCATGACTACGTTGAGTGCTGCGGGATCTTTGACGGGAGCGGCGACGACGACCTTCTTTACGCCTTGGTCGAAGTAGGCTTGCAGTAGCTCCGGGGTGCGGAACTGACCGGAGGCTTCGATGACGATATCGCAGCCGGACCAGTCAGTGTCGGCGATGTTGCGGTTGTGAGTGACGGCGATCTGCTGCCCATCGACGGTGATGGAGTTGTTGTCGAAGCTGATGTCACGTGCCCAGCGGCCGTGAACGGTGTCGAACTCCAGCAGGTGGGCTGCAGTTTCGGCAGTGCCGCCTAGTTCGTTGATCTGGGTAATGCTGTATTCCTGGTGGTCGAAGCCAGCGCGGAATCCGAGGCGGCCCATGCGGCCAAATCCGTTGATACCAATGTTCATAGTGTCTTGTATGTTTGTGAAAGTGTTAGCAGCATCCTTTGTTAGGATTGCAGAGTTCGGGACGGCCCTGACAGCAATCTTCAGTGAGGAAGTGGACAAGCGAGCTCATTCCTGAGATCTCCAGTGAATAGATGATACTGCGGCCTTGTCGCTCAGAGCGAATGAGGCCGGCTTGGGTCAGTTCCTTAAGGTGGAAGGAGAGGGTGTTGGGCTGGATGGTAGTCTGCTCAGAGATTTCGCCAGCGCTTAGGCCTTGTTCGCCATGGCGTGCAAGAAGACGGAAGACCTCCAGGCGTGTCTCTTGGGCGAGAGCATTGAGTTTCTTAATGGCGTCTTCCGTTTCCATATTTCGAGAAATATCGAAATAATTAGAAATGTCAACCCGCCTGCATGTGACAAATCAGTCAGTAGTGGCGGAGTGTGCTTCTCTGGGCAAATTGAAATAAAGCCAGTGCATCGGTAGATTGCTAGAGAAGTGTAAAAATTGACTAATGGCTGGAGAAGTCGCTGATTTGCTGCGTATAGAGACTGTATGAAATATTTCTTCTACACGATGACAGGTTTATTTCTGCTGTTCACCTATTGGCAGTTGAATGATGCCACTCAGTATCACAACCACGATAACTGGTTCTGGATCGTGTATTATCTCTGCGCTGCTGTACTGACCTTTCTGGAAGCCAGAAAGGAGC from Rubritalea squalenifaciens DSM 18772 harbors:
- the typA gene encoding translational GTPase TypA, whose protein sequence is MTENIRNIAIIAHVDHGKTTLVDKLLEAGGAYRENQEKVERAMDSMDLEKEKGITIKSKNTSIHWNDHTINIVDTPGHADFGGEVERVMKMVDGVLLVVDAYEGPQAQTRFVLRKALQEGLHPIVVVNKVDRDFARPEEVHDMVLELFLELEATEEQFEAPFFYGSAKNGFFVASLNDDQVDMTPLLKGIVDNVPAPEAKAEEPFRMLASNIDWDNYVGRVALGKVVSGQVQKGDNVWLHRKDGTKVRSKITKVFEYGANANAESTVATAGNIVGVAGFEDIDIGETLAASEDAEPLPFVSIDPPTISMQFSINTGPFAGRDGKHVTSRAIRDRLLREVKTNISIEVSDSDQAGVFNVAARGAMQIAVLVETMRREGYEVLVSRPSVIEKRVEGKRMEPFETLYVECPEDALGGVMKTLANRRARVENMGSNAHGSTLEATISTRGLIGFEFELLNLTSGHGIMSHLFKEYAPHCGEISTRSTGTLISMATGTAMTYSLLPLEDRGKLFISPGDEVYEGQVIGENPRKVDLAVNPVKEKALTNHRSAGKDNTTTLAPPIRMDLERAIEYINEDELVEATPSFLRIRKRILCPHERKRAERKSKAVEA
- the arsJ gene encoding organoarsenical effux MFS transporter ArsJ, coding for MSKLSYILVTLAYWFFMLTDGALRMLVLLHFHELGYNPVQLAFLFLLYEVAGIVTNLTGGWIGSRYGLKITLFSGLALQIVALLGLTLVSPDWSAALSVGFVMLVQAMSGVAKDLTKMSSKSSVKLLVKESEDQSHQAALFKWVAALTGSKNAIKGVGFFVGGLLLSTLGFNNALYAMAGLIAVILILSLLSIRGNFGQSKSKSKFTSVFSKSRAINLLSFARAFLFASRDVWFVVGLPIFLHDVLDWSFTQVGTLMASWVIGYGFIQAIAPKIVKIKKGAPDALERAVHAARGWSFPLAGLCVLMALSLAFNFYPTYILVGGLFVFGFIFAVNSSVHSYLILAYTDSDSVSLNVGFYYMANACGRLMGTLLSGTAYLLGGLQACLYTSAATILVAALTAMRFPEKVYD
- a CDS encoding ArsJ-associated glyceraldehyde-3-phosphate dehydrogenase produces the protein MNIGINGFGRMGRLGFRAGFDHQEYSITQINELGGTAETAAHLLEFDTVHGRWARDISFDNNSITVDGQQIAVTHNRNIADTDWSGCDIVIEASGQFRTPELLQAYFDQGVKKVVVAAPVKDPAALNVVMGCNDHLYDPEKYDIVTAASCTTNCIAPAIKVVHEKIGIVRGTITTLHDLTNTQVIVDAPHKDLRRARSAVNSLIPTTTGSATAITLIYPELKGKLNGHAVRVPMLNASLTDCVFELSREVTEEEVNALLNEAAEGELKGILGYEEKPLVSADYTNDTRSGIIDAPSTMVVDGTMLKLFVWYDNEVGYANRMMELTQKVAKSIS
- a CDS encoding ArsR/SmtB family transcription factor, which gives rise to METEDAIKKLNALAQETRLEVFRLLARHGEQGLSAGEISEQTTIQPNTLSFHLKELTQAGLIRSERQGRSIIYSLEISGMSSLVHFLTEDCCQGRPELCNPNKGCC